The genomic stretch AATTTAAAGATGACGCAGAACCTCGCAAGGTATCCGTAGCCGGACGTATGATGACGCGCCGGGTGATGGGTAAAGCTTCGTTCGTTGAATTGCAGGACTCCAAAGGTCGCATTCAGGTGTATATCACTCGCGACGATATCTGTCCGGGAGAAGACAAGGAACTCTACAATACTGTATTTAAACGCCTGCTCGACTTAGGCGACTTCATTGGAATCGAAGGTTTTGTTTTCCGTACTCAGATGGGCGAAATCAGTATCCACGCCCAGAAGTTGACCGTATTGGCAAAATCCATCAAGCCACTGCCTATCGTAAAATACAAAGACGGTGTAGCTTATGACTCTTTTGAAGATCCTGAACTGCGTTATCGCCAACGTTACGTCGACCTTATTGTAAATGACGGCGTAAAAGATACATTCTTAAAACGTGCCACTGTCATTAAGACCATGCGTGCCGTACTGGATGAAGCCGGCTATACCGAAGTGGAAACTCCCATTCTGCAATCTATAGCAGGTGGAGCAAGCGCCCGCCCGTTCATTACCCACCACAACTCACTGAATATCGACCTGTATCTGCGTATCGCTACCGAGCTTTACCTGAAGCGTCTGATTGTAGGTGGTTTTGAGGGTGTTTATGAAATCGGCAAGAACTTCCGTAACGAAGGTATGGACAAGAACCATAATCCGGAGTTCACCTGTATGGAGCTTTACGTACAATATAAGGATTACAATTGGATGATGAGCTTTACCGAAAAATTGCTGGAACGTATCTGCATTGCTGTAAATGGCAGCGAAGAGACTACCATCGACGGTAAGACTATCAGTTTCAAGGCACCATATCGCCGCTTGCCTATCCTGGATGCTATCAAGGAAAAAACCGGTTACGACCTCAATGGCAAGAGTGAGGAAGAAATCCGCCAGATCTGTAAAGAGCTGAAGATGGAGATTGATGACACCATGGGCAAGGGTAAGCTGATAGATGAAATATTCGGTGAATTCTGTGAAGGAACCTTTATCCAACCGACATTCATCACTGACTATCCTGTTGAAATGAGTCCGTTGACCAAGATGCACCGCAGCAAACCGGGTCTGACTGAACGTTTTGAATTGATGGTGAATGGTAAAGAACTTGCCAATGCGTACA from Bacteroides intestinalis DSM 17393 encodes the following:
- the lysS gene encoding lysine--tRNA ligase, with translation MNVLELSEQEIIRRNSMNELRAMGIDPYPAAEYVTNAFSTDIKAEFKDDAEPRKVSVAGRMMTRRVMGKASFVELQDSKGRIQVYITRDDICPGEDKELYNTVFKRLLDLGDFIGIEGFVFRTQMGEISIHAQKLTVLAKSIKPLPIVKYKDGVAYDSFEDPELRYRQRYVDLIVNDGVKDTFLKRATVIKTMRAVLDEAGYTEVETPILQSIAGGASARPFITHHNSLNIDLYLRIATELYLKRLIVGGFEGVYEIGKNFRNEGMDKNHNPEFTCMELYVQYKDYNWMMSFTEKLLERICIAVNGSEETTIDGKTISFKAPYRRLPILDAIKEKTGYDLNGKSEEEIRQICKELKMEIDDTMGKGKLIDEIFGEFCEGTFIQPTFITDYPVEMSPLTKMHRSKPGLTERFELMVNGKELANAYSELNDPIDQEERFKDQLRLSEKGDDEAMFIDQDFLRALQFGMPPTSGIGIGIDRLTMLMTGKSYIQEVLFFPQMRPEKVIPKDAPAKYMELGIAEDWVPVIQKAGYNTIEDMKGVNPQKLHQDICGINKKYKLELTNPSVNDVEGWIEKIKN